A window from Bdellovibrionales bacterium encodes these proteins:
- a CDS encoding ABC transporter permease, producing MDSLPVTAFLLEVLHFWGGLGILTGQVFRDTFKGKIYWKLVVEQIFQVGYKSVPLVFVTSFSIGMVMALQFGLGLEKFGGKLYVPKLVAATILREIGPMFTSLMFAARIGAGMASEIGSMTVTQQIDAIRALGTSPIKKIVIPRVIACLIALPVLVAFANIVGNAGSLIVGATELRLDPNFYYLKIMSTATLDDYLSGFAKSFFFACFISLSSCYFGLNVKNGAKEVGIATTNAVVVSSIMILVGDFFLSKLIWMLTKWV from the coding sequence ATGGATTCACTACCCGTCACGGCATTTTTACTTGAAGTTCTGCATTTCTGGGGTGGGCTCGGCATCCTCACGGGTCAGGTCTTCCGTGACACGTTTAAGGGTAAAATCTATTGGAAGCTTGTCGTAGAACAGATCTTCCAAGTGGGTTATAAGTCTGTTCCGCTGGTCTTTGTAACTTCATTCAGCATCGGCATGGTGATGGCATTGCAATTTGGTCTGGGTCTCGAAAAATTCGGCGGTAAACTGTATGTTCCGAAACTCGTTGCTGCCACCATCCTCCGCGAAATCGGTCCGATGTTTACAAGCTTGATGTTCGCGGCTCGCATTGGCGCGGGTATGGCCAGTGAAATCGGCTCTATGACCGTGACTCAGCAAATTGATGCGATTCGCGCGCTCGGCACTTCGCCGATCAAAAAAATCGTGATCCCACGTGTGATTGCTTGCTTGATTGCTCTTCCCGTCCTGGTGGCCTTTGCCAACATCGTCGGGAATGCCGGAAGTTTGATTGTCGGAGCAACGGAACTCAGACTGGACCCAAATTTCTACTACTTGAAAATCATGTCCACGGCGACTCTTGATGACTATCTCTCGGGTTTTGCCAAATCGTTCTTCTTTGCTTGCTTTATCTCTCTGTCTTCTTGTTACTTTGGTCTCAACGTAAAAAATGGCGCCAAGGAAGTCGGTATCGCCACAACGAATGCCGTGGTGGTCTCATCGATCATGATTCTAGTCGGCGACTTCTTCCTTTCAAAATTAATTTGGATGCTGACTAAATGGGTGTAA
- the trmFO gene encoding methylenetetrahydrofolate--tRNA-(uracil(54)-C(5))-methyltransferase (FADH(2)-oxidizing) TrmFO has product MNLKSDKKITVVGAGLAGSECALQLADMGYKVVLFEMRDKTMTPAHKTNKFAELVCSNSFGSTGEVSAPGQLKWEAQKLNSKILEAAYHAQVPAGQALGMDREVFSSKVTEMIKNHPNIEVRNDVINNLDEVPRPAVIATGPLTHDNLAESLRRHFGDEFMYFFDAIAPIIDTDSINTDIAWKADRYDKGTGDYYNCPLNKEEYERFIAEVKAARKIEPKEFEKTDFFEGCMPIEAMIDRGDQTLRFGPMKPVGLDNPKTGRYAYAVVQLRQDNKEGTAYNMVGFQTRMAYSEQVRVFRMIPGLENAEFLKLGSIHRNLYINSPKRLNCDLSSKIDPWLFFAGQITGVEGYFESTCVGLMVAKFIDQKLQDKVFTPPPRLSAMGSLLEAITDPTRAEHFQPTNINFALIPPLTEEDLEPLKAQKLHRDKKAKKEVQIKKARAALESWAQQ; this is encoded by the coding sequence ATGAACTTGAAATCAGACAAGAAAATCACGGTGGTAGGAGCTGGCTTAGCCGGCAGTGAATGTGCTTTGCAACTCGCCGACATGGGCTACAAAGTCGTGCTTTTTGAAATGCGCGACAAGACCATGACTCCAGCCCACAAAACCAACAAGTTTGCGGAGCTTGTCTGCTCAAATTCTTTCGGCAGCACGGGCGAAGTCTCTGCCCCGGGTCAGTTGAAATGGGAAGCGCAGAAATTAAATTCAAAAATCCTCGAAGCCGCTTACCACGCGCAAGTTCCTGCGGGCCAAGCCCTCGGCATGGATCGCGAAGTCTTCTCTTCAAAAGTCACGGAGATGATCAAGAATCATCCGAACATCGAAGTCCGTAACGACGTGATCAACAACCTTGATGAAGTTCCTCGCCCAGCAGTGATCGCAACGGGCCCACTCACGCACGATAACTTGGCCGAAAGCCTGCGCCGTCACTTTGGTGATGAGTTTATGTACTTCTTCGATGCCATCGCGCCGATCATCGATACAGACAGCATCAACACAGACATCGCTTGGAAAGCCGATCGTTACGATAAAGGCACCGGCGATTACTACAACTGCCCGCTCAATAAAGAAGAATACGAGCGCTTTATTGCCGAAGTAAAAGCCGCACGTAAAATCGAACCAAAAGAATTCGAAAAAACGGATTTCTTCGAAGGCTGCATGCCGATTGAAGCCATGATCGACCGCGGAGATCAAACTCTGCGCTTCGGGCCGATGAAACCCGTGGGTCTCGACAACCCAAAAACCGGCCGCTACGCTTACGCCGTGGTTCAGCTTCGCCAAGACAACAAAGAAGGCACTGCTTATAACATGGTGGGCTTCCAAACCCGCATGGCTTATAGCGAGCAAGTCCGTGTCTTCCGCATGATCCCTGGTCTTGAAAACGCGGAGTTCCTCAAGCTCGGCAGTATTCACCGTAACTTGTACATCAATTCACCAAAGCGCCTGAACTGCGATCTTTCCAGCAAGATCGATCCATGGTTGTTCTTCGCAGGACAAATCACCGGTGTTGAAGGTTACTTCGAATCGACATGTGTTGGTTTGATGGTGGCAAAGTTCATCGATCAAAAGCTGCAAGACAAAGTCTTCACTCCGCCGCCACGTTTGTCGGCGATGGGATCCTTGCTTGAAGCGATCACCGATCCAACTCGTGCAGAACACTTCCAGCCGACGAACATCAACTTCGCTTTGATTCCGCCGCTCACCGAAGAAGACCTTGAGCCACTCAAAGCTCAGAAACTTCACCGCGATAAAAAAGCGAAGAAAGAAGTGCAAATCAAGAAGGCCCGCGCGGCTCTTGAAAGCTGGGCTCAACAGTAA
- a CDS encoding ABC transporter ATP-binding protein encodes MGVIEVRNFKKSFGKKVVHRDISFYVRKGECMGLIGGSGTGKSVILRSLIGLEKPDSGQVIINGVDITHMNERELLEVRKKVAYAFQNGALFDSMTVFENLAYPLREHFQLTEKEISDRVLGSLDEFGLAGNENVYPTSLSGGMQKRVGLVRAMMMSPEIILYDEPTAGLDPFNTRKIQDLILRLKAKGVTSILVTHDMPTANAVCDKMAMVLNGRIEAQGTMSQLDQDSLGAIAKFIAGEEL; translated from the coding sequence ATGGGTGTAATTGAAGTTAGAAACTTTAAAAAGTCTTTCGGTAAAAAGGTGGTCCACCGGGACATCTCTTTTTATGTGCGTAAAGGCGAATGCATGGGCCTGATCGGCGGATCCGGCACCGGCAAAAGCGTGATCTTGCGCAGTCTGATCGGGCTTGAAAAACCTGACAGCGGGCAAGTGATCATCAATGGCGTTGACATCACCCATATGAACGAGCGCGAACTCCTCGAAGTTCGCAAAAAAGTGGCGTATGCCTTTCAGAACGGCGCCCTTTTTGACTCGATGACCGTTTTTGAAAACCTTGCTTATCCCCTCCGCGAGCATTTTCAGCTCACGGAGAAAGAAATCAGCGACCGCGTGCTGGGCAGTCTCGATGAATTTGGTCTTGCTGGCAATGAGAACGTCTATCCGACGAGTCTTTCAGGCGGTATGCAAAAACGTGTGGGCCTTGTACGTGCGATGATGATGAGTCCCGAGATCATCTTGTATGATGAACCGACAGCGGGTCTTGATCCGTTTAACACACGCAAGATTCAAGATTTGATTTTAAGATTGAAAGCCAAAGGAGTGACCTCGATTCTGGTGACTCATGATATGCCGACGGCGAATGCTGTTTGCGACAAAATGGCGATGGTCCTGAACGGCCGTATTGAAGCGCAAGGGACGATGTCTCAGCTCGATCAAGACAGCCTCGGAGCTATTGCTAAATTCATCGCCGGAGAGGAACTCTAG
- a CDS encoding sigma-54-dependent Fis family transcriptional regulator encodes MSVMDFVNLEFADEKMKRLQALLPAVRSSQANVLVSGPAGTGKSTLAKYILGPTDYIGLSAYDLVEDFDFSAFFAKSPVKVFMIENIDRLSTAQQKSLFEALDESSGLEKLRIISTSRGVLKNMAQKGQFREDLYYRLTVLNLELPALCQRVNDIETLAKHLVSVFAIIHKKSDLAISPEALEKMKMWTWPGNIRELENVLERAVILAENSIVQAAHVAIENNEESKDSTEEAVGFAGMTLSQVEQKLILQTLQMTEQNRTRAAEILGISIRTLRNKINEYRQAGLV; translated from the coding sequence ATGTCTGTCATGGATTTTGTGAATTTAGAATTTGCGGATGAAAAAATGAAGCGCTTGCAGGCGTTGTTGCCTGCCGTGCGCTCTTCGCAAGCGAATGTGCTCGTGAGCGGTCCGGCAGGCACAGGCAAAAGCACTTTGGCGAAATATATTTTAGGCCCGACGGATTATATCGGTTTGAGTGCCTATGACCTTGTTGAGGATTTCGACTTCTCGGCGTTCTTTGCGAAAAGCCCTGTCAAAGTTTTCATGATTGAAAACATTGACCGCTTGAGCACGGCTCAGCAAAAGAGTCTCTTTGAGGCTTTGGATGAGTCCTCGGGTCTTGAAAAGTTGCGTATTATTTCCACGAGCCGTGGCGTATTGAAGAATATGGCGCAAAAGGGCCAATTCCGTGAAGATCTGTATTACAGACTTACAGTTCTTAACCTGGAACTCCCGGCTTTGTGTCAAAGAGTGAATGATATAGAAACTCTTGCGAAACACCTCGTCAGTGTCTTTGCTATCATTCATAAAAAATCAGATCTCGCAATCAGCCCTGAGGCGCTTGAAAAGATGAAGATGTGGACTTGGCCGGGAAATATCCGTGAACTTGAAAACGTGTTAGAGCGCGCGGTGATCTTGGCAGAGAACTCAATCGTTCAAGCGGCTCACGTTGCCATTGAAAATAATGAAGAATCTAAAGACAGTACGGAAGAAGCCGTTGGCTTTGCCGGAATGACTTTGTCGCAAGTAGAGCAAAAACTGATTTTGCAAACGTTGCAGATGACAGAGCAAAACCGCACTCGTGCGGCAGAGATCCTCGGTATCAGCATTCGTACCTTGAGAAATAAAATTAACGAGTACAGACAGGCAGGTTTAGTATGA
- a CDS encoding tetratricopeptide repeat protein, whose product MKFGFIVVSLLVSLVSASFANAAKISSLIADQGDTVHLELSGQQNWDYDLRRVEKSGKSYLQLTVDAMDDASLKKLLSFKSDMVTSVSVDKSGPDGKYIVSFQVPGDEIESFDYLTDQPSRLIVDFYVNAQNKKPATTAKAAKPAAAAKAAENEEGDAPTELPKKNAKSTETPAKSKTVAAKAGKDGKTRKPATADVLVVKNDGPNSHDSTESRSGLFDGGDPNFERFTIKDYEIKEDAMLRSKEGYFIPYPMIRAENHYWERMKIASPIYEIAPKQTDENKQARLLLTLFENKRYAVYLKTEEWFQKKYPESEYNDLVDFMTADVYKNLWQDKEDPKYYEIAQVKYKQAIQKHPKSPLVERTSLMLGNMALEKGDSMDAIRLFNEHIEKGYAGKADALSNDLAKIGTGIAYLKLNRYQEAADIFTKLQKESPYKEIKSEAAYREGDVYVQAKNYQKAVDTYKDAIKKYPEYQNEYPNAFYNQAEALFGMGNYRQALDAYLDFMKKFPSHEHAAFAMTRMGELLDILGADKSRVIGAYLETYFRYGESNNAIIARLRLTSARMKGMKPKEADAATKEILSLVKKLDIPNIEQFGTLMIAEGYTARGEHEKAIDLLTKYYQQNPTTVDRDLVKRRIVGNITDEIHDQINAGDFIKALKTHSKYAENWLKNSDRIDTKFYLANAFEMAGAQEQAEKYYRDVLNQVYAIKGSTADKELTATKRKPSEDELNLRLANTTFQQKKFNQAYDYLRNIKNPENLSEAQQIERVRVAVDLLEKRGDLDSAVRYLTELLKTWKGQASLVAEPYLRLAQLEVKQGKPDSAIESLKKIDILMNDSKAVPVNVHAKSLELLGQLYLDKGDGPNAIAAFDKLLSTYEETRPLSSIRYKLGQIYFKKGEVQKAADVWSPLKGHKNQFWYNLAQEQLKNSEWRDDYKKYIQRIPAMSKQQ is encoded by the coding sequence TTGAAATTCGGTTTCATCGTTGTCAGCCTGCTCGTTAGTCTAGTTTCAGCTTCGTTTGCAAACGCTGCGAAGATCTCCAGCTTGATCGCCGATCAAGGGGACACCGTGCATTTGGAGCTCTCTGGTCAGCAAAACTGGGACTATGACCTTCGTCGAGTTGAAAAATCCGGCAAAAGCTATCTGCAACTGACCGTCGATGCGATGGACGATGCTTCATTGAAGAAACTTCTTTCGTTTAAGAGCGATATGGTGACCAGCGTGTCAGTGGATAAGTCAGGTCCGGACGGCAAGTACATCGTGAGCTTCCAGGTTCCAGGTGATGAAATTGAAAGTTTTGATTATCTCACAGATCAACCATCCCGTTTGATTGTCGATTTTTATGTGAATGCTCAAAACAAAAAGCCTGCAACCACCGCAAAAGCGGCGAAGCCGGCAGCTGCCGCAAAAGCTGCAGAAAATGAAGAAGGCGATGCCCCGACTGAGCTGCCAAAGAAGAACGCTAAGTCTACGGAAACTCCGGCCAAGTCAAAAACTGTAGCGGCAAAAGCTGGCAAAGATGGCAAAACTCGCAAGCCTGCCACTGCGGACGTTCTGGTTGTAAAAAATGACGGTCCCAATTCGCATGACTCGACAGAAAGCCGCTCGGGTCTTTTTGATGGCGGCGATCCGAACTTTGAGCGCTTTACTATTAAAGACTACGAGATCAAAGAAGATGCCATGCTTCGCAGTAAAGAGGGCTACTTTATTCCATATCCGATGATTCGTGCGGAAAATCATTATTGGGAAAGAATGAAGATCGCTTCTCCTATATATGAGATTGCACCGAAACAAACAGATGAAAATAAACAAGCGCGTTTGTTGCTGACGTTGTTTGAGAACAAGCGCTACGCTGTTTACCTCAAGACTGAAGAATGGTTCCAGAAAAAATATCCAGAGTCTGAGTACAATGACTTGGTCGACTTTATGACGGCGGATGTTTACAAAAACCTCTGGCAAGATAAAGAAGATCCAAAGTATTACGAAATCGCGCAAGTAAAGTACAAGCAGGCGATTCAGAAGCATCCAAAATCTCCGTTGGTGGAGCGGACATCTCTGATGTTGGGTAACATGGCTCTTGAAAAAGGCGATTCGATGGATGCGATTCGTCTGTTTAACGAGCACATTGAAAAAGGCTATGCAGGTAAAGCCGATGCCCTTTCAAATGACTTGGCAAAAATCGGAACCGGCATTGCTTACTTGAAACTCAATCGTTATCAAGAAGCTGCTGATATTTTTACGAAGCTGCAAAAGGAAAGTCCTTATAAAGAGATCAAGTCGGAAGCGGCTTATCGCGAAGGCGATGTGTACGTTCAGGCGAAAAATTATCAGAAAGCCGTTGATACATATAAGGACGCGATTAAGAAATACCCTGAGTACCAAAATGAATATCCAAATGCCTTCTACAACCAAGCAGAAGCTTTGTTCGGGATGGGCAACTACCGTCAGGCTTTGGATGCTTACCTAGATTTCATGAAGAAGTTCCCTTCGCATGAGCATGCTGCTTTTGCTATGACTCGCATGGGAGAGTTGCTCGATATTTTGGGCGCCGACAAGTCTCGTGTGATCGGGGCTTATCTGGAAACATATTTCCGCTATGGCGAAAGTAATAATGCGATCATTGCCCGTTTGCGTTTAACAAGCGCGCGCATGAAAGGCATGAAGCCTAAAGAAGCCGACGCGGCAACCAAAGAGATTCTTTCTTTGGTGAAGAAGCTTGATATTCCGAATATTGAACAGTTCGGAACTCTCATGATTGCTGAAGGTTATACAGCTCGCGGTGAACATGAAAAAGCCATCGACCTTTTGACGAAGTACTATCAGCAGAACCCAACAACCGTAGATCGCGACCTTGTTAAGCGCCGTATCGTCGGTAACATCACAGATGAAATTCACGATCAGATCAATGCAGGAGATTTCATCAAAGCTTTGAAAACTCATAGCAAATATGCTGAGAACTGGCTGAAAAATAGCGATCGTATTGATACAAAGTTTTATTTGGCAAACGCTTTTGAAATGGCGGGTGCTCAAGAGCAGGCTGAGAAATATTATCGCGATGTTTTGAATCAAGTGTACGCAATTAAGGGCTCAACTGCGGATAAAGAACTGACGGCAACAAAGCGTAAGCCGAGTGAAGATGAATTGAACTTGCGCTTGGCGAATACGACGTTCCAGCAAAAGAAGTTCAATCAAGCTTATGATTATTTGAGAAATATCAAGAACCCGGAAAACTTGAGCGAAGCTCAGCAGATTGAGCGTGTTCGTGTAGCGGTGGATCTTCTTGAGAAACGTGGCGACCTCGATTCAGCGGTTCGCTATTTGACGGAACTTTTGAAAACTTGGAAAGGCCAAGCTTCTTTAGTAGCCGAACCGTATCTTCGTTTGGCTCAGCTAGAAGTGAAACAAGGCAAACCAGATTCAGCGATTGAGTCTTTGAAGAAAATCGATATTTTGATGAATGACTCAAAAGCAGTTCCAGTGAACGTGCATGCAAAGTCTTTAGAACTTTTAGGTCAGTTGTATCTTGATAAAGGCGACGGTCCTAATGCGATCGCGGCCTTTGATAAATTATTAAGTACTTATGAGGAAACTCGTCCGCTTTCTTCGATTCGTTACAAGCTCGGACAGATTTACTTCAAAAAAGGGGAAGTACAAAAAGCCGCTGATGTTTGGAGCCCTTTGAAAGGGCATAAAAATCAGTTCTGGTACAACCTCGCTCAGGAACAATTAAAAAACTCCGAGTGGCGCGATGATTATAAAAAATATATCCAACGCATTCCCGCAATGTCGAAACAACAGTAG
- a CDS encoding STAS/SEC14 domain-containing protein, translating to MFTIMQNLPAHILGIRAEDVVTAEDYEMILIPLLDEALRQGRKVRLLYQLSPKFARLTLGAAWDDLKVGLKYMMAFEKVAVVTDIGWIRDAARMFKPLIPCPVHDYANNQLDEAIAWLAGTEVSPQPEMNS from the coding sequence ATGTTCACAATCATGCAGAATCTTCCAGCGCATATTCTTGGAATTCGCGCTGAAGATGTCGTGACAGCTGAAGACTACGAGATGATATTAATCCCTTTGCTCGACGAAGCATTGAGACAGGGACGCAAGGTGCGCCTTCTTTACCAGTTAAGCCCGAAGTTTGCACGGCTGACTCTTGGAGCCGCATGGGACGATTTAAAAGTGGGCCTCAAATATATGATGGCTTTCGAAAAGGTTGCCGTGGTCACTGATATAGGTTGGATTCGCGATGCGGCCCGGATGTTCAAACCGTTGATTCCCTGTCCGGTCCATGACTATGCAAACAATCAGTTGGACGAGGCCATTGCTTGGCTTGCGGGAACAGAAGTGTCCCCGCAACCGGAAATGAATTCGTGA
- a CDS encoding DUF721 domain-containing protein, whose product MRDQDPKSKFSLGSEVLQRLFESGNSPLSEQFMRWKLWARWSEFVGPTIAQNTEPVGLNRGVLYLWVRSSSWMQQLTFMKDPIQDTLNKKLGQHLIKNIRFTLDRREVPSDVQAQQDFKNVISKIAPESDDD is encoded by the coding sequence ATGCGTGATCAAGATCCTAAATCCAAGTTTAGCCTCGGCTCCGAGGTCCTTCAGCGCCTGTTTGAGAGCGGCAATTCGCCGTTGTCTGAACAGTTTATGCGTTGGAAGCTGTGGGCCCGCTGGAGTGAATTTGTCGGACCGACGATCGCCCAAAACACCGAACCCGTGGGGCTCAACCGCGGCGTTTTGTACTTGTGGGTGCGCAGCAGTTCTTGGATGCAACAGCTGACGTTTATGAAGGATCCGATTCAGGATACTTTGAACAAGAAACTTGGCCAGCATTTGATCAAGAACATCCGTTTTACTTTAGATCGCCGTGAAGTTCCGAGCGATGTTCAAGCGCAACAAGATTTCAAGAACGTGATTTCTAAAATCGCGCCTGAAAGCGACGACGATTAA
- a CDS encoding DUF4360 domain-containing protein: protein MLLASSFSAQAQVPPGVQVRSVQAVGSGCPQGSYSAMISPDGSAFSLLLDQYVAESTRQMTLSRKNCQLKVDFAVPAGWQFSVLSADYRGFANVEGGSVATHQAIYSFDGARPPNERPGFQDGSNYSFKAQDFNGPYQNNYYIHNEIDPRLAPWSPCMGTANQSLYVATFLTARSLNPRSPSSAMITLDTIDGQVQSQNFRLSWRTCSFNGRPTQPPGGGIQPPPSRGNPNPGRPPRFP from the coding sequence ATGTTACTAGCTTCGTCTTTCAGCGCTCAGGCACAGGTGCCACCAGGAGTCCAAGTACGGAGCGTTCAAGCCGTGGGATCAGGTTGCCCCCAGGGAAGTTACAGCGCAATGATTTCACCAGACGGCAGTGCCTTTTCTCTGCTCCTCGATCAATATGTTGCTGAGTCCACTCGCCAAATGACTTTGTCACGAAAAAACTGTCAGCTCAAAGTGGACTTCGCAGTCCCAGCAGGTTGGCAATTTTCAGTTCTCTCAGCCGACTATCGTGGTTTTGCCAATGTTGAAGGCGGCTCGGTCGCGACTCATCAAGCGATTTACTCTTTTGATGGAGCTCGTCCTCCGAATGAAAGACCCGGTTTTCAAGATGGCAGTAATTATTCTTTCAAAGCCCAAGACTTCAACGGTCCTTATCAAAACAACTACTACATTCACAACGAAATCGATCCGCGCTTAGCTCCATGGTCGCCGTGCATGGGTACTGCGAATCAGTCGCTCTATGTTGCCACGTTCTTAACGGCACGCTCACTCAATCCGCGCAGTCCATCTTCAGCAATGATCACGCTCGATACAATCGACGGCCAAGTTCAGTCTCAGAATTTCCGTCTTTCTTGGAGAACTTGCAGCTTCAACGGACGCCCAACTCAGCCTCCGGGCGGCGGCATCCAGCCACCTCCTTCGCGTGGCAATCCAAACCCAGGCAGACCACCGCGTTTTCCATAG
- the flgB gene encoding flagellar basal body rod protein FlgB, whose amino-acid sequence MSNLFDKTTNALQTSLAMRQLRHSVTASNIANAETPGYHAKKVDFEAALGRALDIDGLRGMSTTSGDHIAVGGPSAAVRPDVYENPEGAINNDGNTVDLEKEMSALSENAILYKTALQLINKKMAALKYAIGER is encoded by the coding sequence ATGAGTAATTTATTCGACAAAACGACCAATGCCCTTCAAACGTCGCTCGCGATGCGCCAGCTCCGTCACTCAGTGACAGCTTCTAACATCGCCAATGCGGAGACCCCGGGATACCATGCGAAGAAAGTGGATTTCGAAGCAGCTCTCGGACGTGCCTTGGACATCGATGGCCTTCGCGGCATGAGCACGACAAGTGGTGATCATATCGCGGTCGGAGGTCCATCGGCGGCGGTTCGCCCGGATGTTTATGAAAATCCGGAAGGAGCGATTAACAATGACGGCAATACAGTCGATCTCGAGAAAGAGATGTCAGCATTGTCTGAGAATGCGATCTTGTACAAAACGGCGTTGCAGTTGATTAATAAAAAAATGGCTGCTCTGAAGTATGCGATCGGTGAGAGATAA
- the flgC gene encoding flagellar basal body rod protein FlgC, translated as MADFFTGMRISGSGMAAQRMRMNTISSNIANINTTQTPEGGPYRRKDVVFESMPDAKSFGEIVSPTAANSNFQRVQVSDIVSDRKAPLLKYEPDHPDANSEGYVAYPNINLMEEMTNMIQATRSYEANVSAMQATKDLALSSLEIGR; from the coding sequence ATGGCTGACTTTTTCACAGGGATGAGAATTAGCGGAAGTGGTATGGCGGCGCAAAGAATGCGCATGAATACTATTTCCAGTAACATCGCTAACATCAACACGACCCAGACTCCGGAAGGCGGTCCGTATCGCCGTAAGGATGTGGTTTTCGAGTCGATGCCAGATGCAAAAAGCTTCGGTGAAATCGTTTCTCCGACAGCGGCAAACTCCAATTTCCAGAGAGTCCAGGTCAGCGACATCGTCTCTGATCGCAAAGCTCCATTGCTCAAATATGAGCCGGATCATCCTGATGCAAATTCAGAGGGATATGTTGCATATCCAAACATCAATCTGATGGAAGAAATGACCAATATGATACAGGCAACTCGATCCTACGAGGCTAACGTCTCGGCGATGCAGGCGACGAAAGACCTCGCTCTAAGCAGTCTCGAGATTGGTCGGTAA
- a CDS encoding MCE family protein, whose protein sequence is MENNAKVQLRVGIFLVVGLIILLGSIFLLGADKAFFRSYTTLHAHFEQVQGLAEGSVVSFSGITVGNIKKINILPERNLIDIVMQIDNQFMPRVTEGSMVEIRTQGALGDKYIFIIPGDPKAKPLTENAVIEVAKATDILGILSERGNEAEKIFDIINEMHRFSKSLNAENRVDKILANMASATAKLDKTAGAAEKITEGLSDGKLKNTVDRLDSVMTKLDKGQGTLGALINDSSLHDQLKSMLGGSPRKSYMKNLMRTSIEKNEEK, encoded by the coding sequence ATGGAAAACAACGCAAAAGTACAACTTCGAGTAGGTATTTTCCTTGTGGTGGGCCTGATCATCCTGCTGGGCTCGATCTTCTTGCTGGGTGCCGACAAGGCGTTCTTCCGCAGCTACACGACTCTGCACGCGCACTTTGAGCAAGTCCAAGGCTTGGCCGAAGGCTCTGTGGTTTCATTTTCTGGTATCACTGTTGGTAACATCAAAAAAATCAATATTCTTCCTGAGCGCAATCTCATCGACATCGTTATGCAAATTGATAACCAGTTCATGCCACGCGTGACAGAGGGTTCGATGGTAGAAATCCGCACTCAAGGTGCCTTGGGTGATAAGTACATCTTCATCATCCCAGGCGATCCTAAGGCAAAGCCGCTCACAGAAAACGCCGTGATCGAAGTCGCGAAAGCCACAGACATCCTCGGCATTCTTTCAGAGCGTGGCAACGAAGCTGAAAAGATCTTCGATATCATCAATGAAATGCACCGCTTTTCAAAATCGCTCAATGCGGAAAACCGTGTGGATAAGATCCTCGCGAATATGGCTAGTGCCACTGCAAAACTTGATAAGACGGCGGGCGCTGCTGAAAAAATCACAGAGGGCCTCAGCGACGGTAAACTTAAAAACACCGTGGATCGCTTAGACAGCGTTATGACGAAGCTTGATAAAGGTCAGGGCACACTCGGTGCTTTGATCAACGATTCAAGCCTGCACGATCAATTGAAATCAATGCTTGGTGGATCACCACGCAAGAGTTACATGAAAAACCTTATGCGTACTTCAATCGAAAAGAACGAAGAAAAGTAG